Proteins encoded within one genomic window of Panicum virgatum strain AP13 chromosome 1N, P.virgatum_v5, whole genome shotgun sequence:
- the LOC120654059 gene encoding anthocyanidin 3-O-glucoside 6''-O-acyltransferase-like gives MAPAGSSLPPQLRVLHTALVAPAAPALPPRSIPLTFFDVKWLHFPPVERVFLYRLPPDADVAAVLSALRTSLSRALCAFYPLAGHVRLAHKRHEILYRPGDAVRFTTAEYDVDVDDLASDDPVRVATVAPLVPPLPEGRAVLAVQATLLLRGLAVGVTVHHSACDGASSTHFLHTWAAGAGAVDDHRRLSPPPPVIDRALIQDPRGLYDIYLKSLPPMISDDGFEFVSAAPSSFEDKLVATFTLPQNLLVSIKAAVAGEAARRGITTPPRCSSILATYGFIWSCYCRAMRAAGTTTRRRGETASYFVFSVDQRRRLKPAIQATYFGNCLCPAIASAPEEEVAAAGIGGLFAACAAVGAAAEEEVREGAQDTWDACVDRVKEAVAHGILSVSGSPRFHVYDVDFGLGRPAKVEIVSAAKGGAIAVAEARGGGGMEVGVSLPAAAGDMERFQKSFADGIAWLDLLVHPTSNGC, from the coding sequence ATGGCGCCTGCTGGCAGCAGCCTCCCGCCGCAGCTCCGCGTCCTCCACACCGCCCTCGTCGCGCCAGCTGCTCCCGCACTGCCGCCGCGCTCCATCCCGCTCACCTTCTTCGACGTCAAGTGGCTCCACTTCCCTCCCGTCGAGCGCGTCTTCCTCTACCGCCTCCCCCCGGacgccgacgtcgccgccgtcctctcCGCCCTCAGGACCTCTCTGTCCCGGGCTCTCTGCGCCTTCTACCCGCTGGCCGGCCACGTCCGCCTCGCCCACAAACGCCACGAGATCCTCTACCGCCCGGGCGACGCCGTCCGCTTCACCACCGCCGAATACGACGTCGACGTCGACGACCTCGCCTCCGACGACCCCGTCCGGGTGGCCACGGTAGCCCCGCtcgtgccgccgctgcccgaGGGCCGCGCGGTGCTCGCCGTGCAGGCGACGCTGTTGCTCCGGGGCCTCGCTGTCGGCGTCACCGTCCACCACTCCGCCTGCGACGGCGCCAGCTCCACGCACTTCCTCCACAcctgggccgccggcgccggagctgtAGATGACCATCGTCGGCTTTCTCCTCCGCCCCCGGTCATCGACCGGGCGCTCATCCAGGACCCCAGGGGCCTCTACGACATCTACCTGAAAAGCCTGCCGCCGATGATCTCCGACGACGGGTTCGAGTTCGTCAGCGCGGCGCCCAGCTCGTTCGAGGACAAGCTTGTGGCCACGTTCACGCTGCCCCAGAACCTGCTAGTCAGCATCAAGGCcgcggtcgccggcgaggcggcgcgccgCGGCATCACGACGCCGCCCCGGTGCTCATCGATCCTCGCCACGTACGGCTTCATCTGGTCCTGCTACTGCCGAGCGATGAGAGCCGCAGGGACGACGACACGCAGGAGGGGCGAAACGGCCAGCTACTTCGTCTTCTCGGTGGATCAGCGCCGTCGGCTGAAGCCGGCGATCCAGGCCACCTACTTCGGAAACTGCCTCTGCCCGGCCATCGCCtcggcgccggaggaggaggtggccgccGCGGGCATCGGCGGCCTGTTCGCTGCGTGCGCAGcggtgggagcggcggcggaggaggaggtacGCGAGGGGGCGCAGGACACGTGGGACGCCTGCGTGGACCGAGTCAAAGAGGCTGTCGCCCACGGGATCCTGTCCGTATCCGGCTCGCCCAGGTTCCATGTCTACGACGTGGACTTtggcttgggccggccggccaaggTGGAGATCGTGTCGGCGGCCAAGGGCGGCGCGAtagcggtggcggaggcacgcggcggcggcggcatggaggTGGGTGTCTCTCTGCCGGCGGCCGCTGGTGACATGGAGCGattccaaaagagttttgcgGACGGCATTGCGTGGCTCGATTTGCTCGTCCATCCAACATCCAACGGTTGCTAG
- the LOC120655683 gene encoding protein SMAX1-LIKE 5-like, with translation MRAGGYTVHQSLTAEAAAVLKLSLGLARRRGHAQVTPLHVAYTMLGGASSSSPAPLLPTAASTPAYSLLWRACARTHASAAPPPPYPSHPAQCRALELCFNVALNRLPTANAVAGSPLSSPSSSSASSTSFAASILHQPSPTLSNALVAALKRAQANQRRGCVELQTQPPSPPGPASTSPQPQQPMLTIKVELDQLIISILDDPSVSRVMKEAGFSSAAVKTNLEEEGAAMMLGPGHHHGTSTTPSSSPALAPAQVVPSSLSFLEPCGYPGGASWPAPFLNYRPDVELESPSKEEDVRAILQVMSRTYGGRTNPMVVVVVGDSVSVAEASVAALVSRLLEGGDVPDELRGARVLRLHLSHVHVRLMAKADVDACVADLRRTVAATAATTNTRTGGLVIDVGDMRWAVDEDDDEARAVAASGGFSPAAHLAAELARLVGELRGGRAWLVAAASYGTYMRCQQRSSLEATWALQPVAVPAGAGLGLALGPRAATSIQTDGNVAQLAKFPLMDSSPGEEDGVPVMCEECARSYETEASALRAKAEGTNLALTFFPGWPQADEPQTSHKDDLMYLKRKWSRLCRRVHLQRSQPTGPANATTSSRNPGLCLSFGTKEIKHQVVKTTLSLFPPDSAETLDEFRCHRSEDTDTDAKQATAQESDTMTDSMDMENVLQLWTDEQPSGDLKRKAGNVRLPRESKRWRGGCSLDLNLCADGEESQDGGCTSSEEDELVPSDLTNDRQGSGDGTDSLGSHC, from the exons ATGCGGGCGGGCGGATACACGGTGCACCAGTCGCtcaccgccgaggccgccgcggtGCTCAAGCTCTCCCTGGGcctggcgcgccgccgcggccacgcgcaGGTCACGCCGCTGCACGTCGCCTACACGATGCTCGGCggcgcctcgtcgtcgtccccggcgccgctcctccccacagccgcctccacgccggccTACAGCCTCCTCTGGCGCGCCTGCGCCAGGACCCAcgcgagcgccgcgccgccgccgccgtaccccTCCCATCCGGCGCAGTGCCGGGCGCTGGAGCTCTGCTTCAACGTCGCGCTCAACCGGCTCCCGACGGCCAATGCGGTGGCGGGCTCGCCGCTCTCGTCGCCGTCCTCGTCCTCGGCGTCGTCCACGTCCTTCGCCGCGTCCATCCTCCACCAGCCCAGCCCGACGCTGTCCAACGCGCTCGTCGCCGCGCTCAAGCGCGCGCAGGCCAACCAGCGCCGCGGCTGCGTCGAGCTCCAGAcccagccgccgtcgccgcctggcCCGGCATCCACCTccccgcagccgcagcagccgATGCTCACGATCAAGGTCGAGCTGGAccagctcatcatctccatccTCGATGACCCCAGCGTGAGCCGAGTGATGAAGGAGGCCGGCTtctccagcgccgccgtcaAGACCAACctcgaggaggagggcgccgccaTGATGCTCGGCCCCGGCCACCACCACGGCACCTCGACAACACCATCATCCTCCCCTGCTCTAGCGCCCGCCCAGGTCGTCCCGTCGTCGCTGTCCTTCCTGGAGCCGTGTGGCTACCCCGGCGGCGCGTCGTGGCCGGCGCCGTTCTTGAACTACCGGCCCGACGTCGAGCTCGAATCGCCAAGCAAGGAGGAGGACGTGAGGGCGATCCTGCAAGTGATGTCGCGGACGTATGGGGGAAGAACTAACCCcatggtcgtcgtcgtcgtcggcgactcGGTGTCCGTCGCTGAGGCATCGGTCGCCGCGCTGGTGAGCCGCCTGCTGGAAGGAGGCGACGTCCCCGACGAGctccgcggcgcgcgcgtcctCCGGCTCCACCTCTCCCACGTCCACGTCCGGCTCATGGCCAAGGCCGACGTGGACGCGTGCGTGGCGGACCTGCGCCGCAccgtcgccgccacggccgcaaCAACCAACACCAGAACCGGAGGCCTGGTCATCGACGTCGGCGACATGCGctgggccgtcgacgaggacgATGACGAGGCCCGCGCCGTGGCGGCGTCCGGCGGCTTCAGCCCCGCAGCGCACCTGGCCGCCGAGCTGGCGCGCCTGGTgggcgagctccgcggcgggcgCGCCTGGCTGGTGGCGGCCGCGAGCTACGGAACCTACATGCGGTGCCAGCAACGGTCGTCCCTGGAGGCGACGTGGGCGCTGCAGCCGGTGGccgtccccgccggcgccggcctcggcCTGGCGCTCGGCCCACGCGCCGCAACAAG CATCCAAACGGACGGCAATGTTGCCCAACTTGCAAAGTTTCCACTGATGGATTCCTCACCCGGAGAAGAGGATGGCGTGCCGGTCATGTGCGAGGAATGCGCCAGGAGCTACGAGACTGAAGCATCAGCTTTGAGAGCAAAGGCAGAGGGCACCAATCTTGCGCTGACCTTCTTCCCTGGTTGGCCGCAGGCAGACGAGCCTCAGACGTCGCACAAG GATGATCTGATGTATCTGAAGAGGAAATGGAGCAGGTTGTGCCGGAGGGTTCACTTGCAACGCAGCCAGCCGACTGGCCCGGCCAATGCAACCACCTCCTCCCGCAATCCGGGCCTCTGCTTAAGCTTTGGGACTAAGGAGATCAAGCACCAGGTTGTGAAGACCACGCTCAGCCTGTTTCCTCCGGACTCCGCTGAGACGCTGGACGAGTTCCGCTGTCACAGGAGCGAGGACACGGACACGGATGCAAAGCAAGCAACAGCGCAGGAATCGGACACGATGACTGATTCCATGGACATGGAGAATGTTCTGCAGCTGTGGACCGATGAGCAGCCGTCTGGCGATCTCAAGAGGAAGGCCGGTAATGTCCGGCTGCCGAGGGAATCCAAGCGCTGGAGGGGCGGTTGCAGCCTTGATCTCAACCTCTGTGCTGACGGCGAGGAAAGTCAGGATGGTGGCTGCACCAGCAgcgaagaagatgagctcgTTCCAAGCGACTTAACGAACGACCGCCAAGGCAGCGGTGATGGGACCGACAGCCTCGGCAGCCATTGTTAG